One stretch of Cohnella algarum DNA includes these proteins:
- a CDS encoding helix-turn-helix transcriptional regulator, whose protein sequence is MTYPINLRENTVLPDKSYPVNFFANRPLAGAGQGVLYLHWHEHIEIIVMKKGSALFLIDSLPFEADAGDALVVPSGSLHVGYNRSDLPVEYVSIVASPALFGDSARDPVFEAFVKPFLEGQISFPMKLDGLDPENARLIALLDDAIAEFKSKRLAYQLVVKNDLLLVFALLSRSLLPAAPARNAAEPTFRNRDRFKSLLARMESNPSGRTFIDYSNLLRMNEALRLLRQSDLTVTEIAESIGCGNPNYFTKLFKQYFGHTPSQARKQELP, encoded by the coding sequence ATGACCTATCCGATCAACTTGCGGGAAAACACCGTCCTGCCGGACAAGAGCTACCCCGTCAATTTTTTTGCGAACCGTCCTCTCGCCGGGGCCGGGCAAGGCGTGCTGTACTTGCATTGGCACGAGCATATCGAAATCATCGTCATGAAAAAAGGTTCCGCGCTGTTTCTCATCGACAGCCTTCCGTTCGAAGCCGATGCGGGCGACGCGCTCGTCGTGCCGTCCGGAAGCCTGCATGTCGGCTACAACCGGTCCGACCTCCCCGTCGAATACGTCTCGATCGTCGCAAGCCCCGCCCTGTTCGGCGATTCGGCCCGCGATCCGGTCTTCGAGGCCTTCGTCAAGCCGTTCCTGGAAGGACAGATTTCCTTTCCGATGAAGCTGGACGGCCTCGACCCGGAAAACGCGCGGCTGATCGCGCTCCTTGACGATGCGATCGCCGAATTCAAAAGCAAGCGGCTGGCCTATCAGCTCGTCGTCAAAAACGATTTGCTGCTCGTTTTTGCGCTTCTGTCCCGTTCGCTACTCCCCGCCGCTCCCGCGCGAAACGCAGCCGAACCTACTTTTCGCAACCGTGACCGGTTCAAATCGCTGCTCGCCCGGATGGAATCGAACCCTTCCGGCCGGACCTTCATCGATTATTCGAACCTGCTGCGGATGAACGAAGCGCTGCGGCTGCTGCGGCAGAGCGACCTGACGGTGACCGAAATCGCCGAAAGCATCGGATGCGGCAATCCGAACTATTTTACGAAGCTGTTCAAGCAATATTTCGGGCATACGCCCTCGCAGGCGAGAAAGCAAGAGCTGCCTTAA
- a CDS encoding Gfo/Idh/MocA family protein, with amino-acid sequence MSKKRFRIAVAGCGSMARTWVEHALGREDAEIVALIDIKPELAQAMADRYGLACGVYADLGLAASESGANLLFDVTVPATHHRIATTAMSLGCDVMAEKPLAATLAECADIVKKADETGRFHAVMQNRRYDPRIRAYRELIASGTIGRPGFACADFFLGPHFGGFREAMESPLLLDMAIHTFDQARFILGSDPVTVYCQEFNPPGSWYEGSAAAVCIFEMSDGTVFCYRGSWCAEGVPTSWEAEWRIMGERGTAIWNGNDAPFAETVELVDASGSFHKNRRRVDAPVTEGGRTFHNGCLDEMFASLAAGRRSATDCRDNIQSMAMVLGALESSKTGRKIRLAEMFAEIE; translated from the coding sequence ATGTCGAAAAAGCGTTTTCGGATCGCCGTCGCCGGCTGCGGCAGCATGGCGAGGACATGGGTGGAGCACGCGCTCGGCCGCGAGGATGCCGAAATCGTCGCTCTCATCGATATCAAGCCGGAGCTCGCGCAGGCGATGGCCGACCGTTACGGCCTTGCTTGCGGCGTCTACGCCGATCTCGGCCTGGCGGCAAGCGAGTCCGGCGCCAATTTGCTGTTCGACGTCACGGTGCCGGCGACCCATCACCGGATCGCGACGACGGCGATGTCGCTCGGCTGCGACGTGATGGCCGAGAAGCCTCTCGCCGCTACGCTTGCGGAATGCGCGGACATCGTCAAAAAAGCGGACGAAACCGGACGCTTTCATGCCGTCATGCAAAACCGCCGCTACGATCCGCGCATCCGCGCCTACCGGGAGCTGATCGCCTCCGGGACGATCGGGCGGCCCGGATTCGCGTGCGCCGATTTTTTTCTCGGGCCGCATTTCGGCGGCTTTCGCGAAGCGATGGAAAGTCCGCTCCTGCTCGATATGGCGATCCACACGTTCGACCAGGCCCGCTTCATTCTAGGCTCGGATCCGGTAACGGTCTATTGCCAGGAGTTCAATCCCCCCGGATCGTGGTACGAGGGAAGCGCGGCGGCGGTTTGCATTTTCGAAATGTCGGACGGCACCGTGTTTTGCTATCGGGGCTCCTGGTGCGCGGAAGGCGTTCCGACGTCGTGGGAAGCGGAGTGGCGCATCATGGGGGAAAGAGGCACCGCAATCTGGAACGGGAACGATGCCCCGTTCGCCGAGACGGTCGAGCTGGTCGACGCATCCGGCAGCTTTCACAAAAATCGCCGGCGCGTCGACGCGCCGGTGACGGAGGGCGGCCGAACGTTCCATAACGGCTGCCTGGACGAGATGTTCGCCTCGCTTGCCGCCGGCCGCCGCTCCGCCACGGATTGCAGGGACAACATTCAAAGCATGGCGATGGTGCTGGGAGCGCTCGAAAGCTCGAAAACCGGCCGGAAAATCCGTTTGGCCGAGATGTTCGCGGAAATCGAATAA